One Gossypium raimondii isolate GPD5lz chromosome 3, ASM2569854v1, whole genome shotgun sequence genomic window carries:
- the LOC105794929 gene encoding zinc finger protein CONSTANS-LIKE 3 → MKSCELCKLAATTSCESDQASLCWDCDAVVHGANFLVARHVRCLLCHACQSLTPWRATGSKLGRTVSVCERCIDGGDRKESEAENDDDGDGEDDEGDDSDDDVSVGDDVEDGENQVVPWSTVANTPPPAPSSSSSDNYSGGEREVSRSTNLFSLKRSRGNASDLHSQDDPDRLSSKRRYGYHTVLATRCRAEEGGVSVDSRTMRLSKDQQIKPEGTVQLQSESRGATSTESLGKN, encoded by the exons ATGAAGAGTTGTGAGCTCTGTAAGTTAGCGGCGACAACGTCTTGTGAATCGGACCAAGCCAGTTTATGCTGGGATTGTGACGCTGTAGTCCACGGGGCTAACTTCCTTGTGGCGAGACATGTGAGGTGTCTGCTCTGTCACGCTTGTCAGTCTCTCACTCCGTGGAGAGCCACTGGTTCCAAGCTTGGTCGCACGGTCTCCGTCTGTGAGAGGTGCATCGACGGCGGTGATCGAAAAGAGAGCGAAGCGGAAAATGACGATGACGGTGACGGAGAAGACGATGAAGGAGATGATTCTGATGATGACGTGTCAGTTGGAGATGATGTGGAGGACGGAGAAAATCAGGTGGTGCCGTGGTCCACAGTAGCAAATACACCTCCGCCGGCGCCTAGTTCTTCTAGTAGCGATAATTATTCTGGTGGTGAAAGAGAGGTCTCTAGATCaacaaatttgttttcattgaaaaggTCGAGAGGGAATGCTTCAGATCTTCACTCTCAG GACGATCCGGATCGTTTATCTTCAAAACGGAGGTACGGCTACCATACTGTTTTGGCGACTAGGTGCAGAGCAGAGGAGGGAGGCGTTTCGGTTGACTCCAGAACTATGAGGCTATCGAAGGACCAACAGATCAAACCGGAGGGCACGGTTCAGTTGCAGTCCGAATCGAGAGGCGCGACGAGTACGGAGTCATTAGGCAAAAATTAG
- the LOC105794928 gene encoding frataxin, mitochondrial, with protein sequence MTMASRLTLLRRISKLLLSPSLSPSPPLRSSRLLFLLRNASRTNVSPWPFASSRSFCSDPLNLPQDSHGPAPIDYRSVLPEDEFHRIANSTIHDLQEKLEEYGDIVDMDGFDVDYGNEVLTLKLGALGTYVMNKQTPNRQIWLSSPISGPSRFDWDHDTQAWVYRRTKANLFKLLESELEQLCGEPVNLS encoded by the exons ATGACAATGGCTTCCAGGTTAACCCTTCTCAGGCGAATCTCTAAACTTCTCCTATCTCCTTCGCTTTCGCCTTCCCCACCCCTCCGCTCTTCTcgtcttctttttcttcttcgaaATGCTTCCAGGACCAACGTTTCTCCTTGGCCATTCGCCTCTTCTAGAAGCTTCTGCTCTGACCCTCTTAATCTCCCCCAGGATTCTCATGGACCTGCTCCCATTGATTATCG TTCGGTTTTGCCGGAAGATGAATTTCATAGAATAGCTAATTCTACAATCCATGACCTTCAAGAAAAATTAGAG GAATATGGTGATATTGTTGACATGGATGGTTTCGATGTAGATTATGGG AATGAAGTATTGACACTAAAACTTGGGGCTCTGGGCACCTATGTGATGAATAAGCAGACCCCTAATCGACAAATTTGGTTATCTTCACCTATAAG TGGTCCATCTAGATTTGACTGGGATCATGATACTCAAGCTTGGGTGTATCGACGAACTAAAGCAAATTTGTTCAAACTTTTGGAAAGTGAATTGGAGCAACTATGTGGTGAACCAGTCAATCTTTCATAG